One genomic segment of Gadus chalcogrammus isolate NIFS_2021 chromosome 3, NIFS_Gcha_1.0, whole genome shotgun sequence includes these proteins:
- the gpm6ab gene encoding glycoprotein M6Ab: MEDNMDDSQSQKGCKECCERCVGSLPWASLIATILLYMGVALFCGCGHEALSGTVGILQNYFELIKNPAELLDVFTIIDILKYIIYGLAGGFFVFGVLLLVEGFFTTGAIRDLYGEFKITACGRCLTAFLMFLAYLFFLVWIGVTAFTGLPVFMYFNIWSMCQNASLVDGANLCLDLRQFGVVSISEERKVCTGSEKFFRMCESNELDLTFHLFVCALAGAGAAAIAMVHFLMALAANWGYLKDASRMQKYEDIKSKEEQELHDIHSTRSKERLNAYT, translated from the exons GCTGTAAGGAGTGCTGTGAGCGCTGTGTGGGCAGCCTGCCCTGGGCCTCCCTCATCGCCACCATCCTGCTCTACATGGGCGTGGCCTTGTTCTGCGGCTGCGGCCACGAGGCTCTGAGCGGCACCGTGGGCATCCTCCAGAACTACTTTGAGCTCATCAAGAACCCCGCCGAGCTGCTGGACGTCTTCACCAT CATCGACATCCTGAAGTACATCATCTATGGCCTGGCAGGGGGGTTCTTCGTGTTCGGGGTGCTGCTGTTGGTGGAGGGATTCTTCACCACCGGGGCCATCAGGGACCTGTATGGGGAGTTCAAGATCACCGCGTGTGGACGCTGTCTCACCGCCTTC CTGATGTTCCTGGCCTACCTGTTCTTCCTGGTGTGGATCGGGGTGACAGCCTTCACCGGCCTGCCTGTCTTCATGTACTTCAACATCTGGTCCATGTGTCAAAACGCAAGCCTGGTGGACGGAGCCAACCTCTGCCTGGACCTGAGACAATTTG GAGTGGTCTCCATCTCGGAGGAGAGGAAGGTGTGCACAGGATCGGAGAAGTTCTTCCGGATGTGTGAATCCAacgag CTGGACCTGACCTTCCATCTGTTTGTCTGCGCGCTGGCTGGAGCAGGAGCCGCGGCCATCGCCATG GTCCACTTCCTCATGGCGCTGGCGGCTAACTGGGGCTACCTGAAGGACGCCAGCAGGATGCAGAAGTACGAGGACATCAAGTCCAAGGAAGAGCAGGAGCTGCACGACATCCACTCCACACGCTCGAAGGAGCGCCTCAATGCCTACACATAA